The genomic window catgcgagaaggattcttcttgcatttgctccgctcatgtcttcgtgcatcatgggaaaatacgAACGACGTATTATAGTAGCTGTAAGGATACCACGGtaatgaagacgagcctttcagaccagatccagatactggcgttgccaCAGTTGTactatttccaggcatactcttatgaacatcaaggcatcgttgttgtatagaagcctttactttctgccgcacagcaggactcttacatgtcttcatgtgcgttttcatatgatcttttctggaaaactggtTGCGACaattctcacaaccaaacatgttgcgtggaggattcttagcacattctctcttctcgtgtcgacgagcattgctgatgtttgagaaaatcttgtcgcagtaacgacatcgatgttcgttagttgttgacgattcgccttCCATTGAAGTCTCAATCGAGGGCGAAACAACGTTCGTCAacgtttcctgtacagccagcactaccggaattaaagtctcttctgctggtggtatctcgactgttgaagtctcctccagtgttgacgtcgacgttgccaacgggatctgctccaccatcgtcgtcgctgacctcattgttcccgtagtcgatggtacaacctcgaTCGAGTTCAACGTCAAAGACGGTAAAGATGGCATCGAGGtatcaagaacaggtaattgacacgacttatgcaccagatccttataccgtcgacgacagtaacaaactgaacgacATGATGTCTAGAacacgcttatatacatgcacgcgatggaataatacgctagtcaaataaagaaccatttactatgatactcgagtcaaaacaacatttaaaaaaaagcaca from Bacillus rossius redtenbacheri isolate Brsri chromosome 1, Brsri_v3, whole genome shotgun sequence includes these protein-coding regions:
- the LOC134527234 gene encoding zinc finger and BTB domain-containing protein 14-like gives rise to the protein MPSLPSLTLNSIEVVPSTTGTMRSATTMVEQIPLATSTSTLEETSTVEIPPAEETLIPVVLAVQETLTNVVSPSIETSMEGESSTTNEHRCRYCDKIFSNISNARRHEKRECAKNPPRNMFGCENCRNQFSRKDHMKTHMKTCKSPAVRQKVKASIQQRCLDVHKSMPGNSTTVATPVSGSGLKGSSSLPWYPYSYYNTSFVFSHDARRHERSKCKKNPSRMKFRCDECLKWFTRIDSLRHHAKKCKGEVCAPTAELPIESSTPRFRLVTRERTCKKSVVQKSIAMTSKHVNKPKTVFGALQVNDNGFYLAQSAFRGTLKD